The Candidatus Desulfarcum epimagneticum genome contains a region encoding:
- a CDS encoding Antitoxin has translation MYDKELALEILKQIKGAIEKIQKRFKPLKSHEEFTHSDYGMEKLDAICMQLIAIGESLKNIDKITNNALLARYDQVEWKKVKGLRDVISHHYFDVNAEAIFKICDKQLAPLLNAIDQIIEDIA, from the coding sequence ATGTATGACAAAGAGCTTGCCCTTGAGATTCTGAAACAGATCAAAGGGGCCATTGAAAAAATCCAAAAACGTTTCAAACCTCTCAAATCACATGAAGAGTTCACCCATTCGGACTACGGGATGGAAAAACTTGACGCGATCTGCATGCAATTGATCGCGATTGGGGAAAGTCTCAAAAATATTGACAAGATCACAAATAATGCGCTTTTGGCCCGATATGACCAAGTGGAATGGAAGAAGGTCAAGGGTTTGAGGGATGTCATCAGCCATCATTATTTTGACGTGAACGCCGAGGCGATATTTAAAATATGCGACAAACAACTGGCTCCTCTTCTCAACGCGATAGACCAAATAATCGAAGACATTGCCTGA
- a CDS encoding putative nucleotidyltransferase (Evidence 3 : Putative function from multiple computational evidences): MKNRLKKEDILNLLKTYKDENYERYKILKMGVFGSLAREEKKPDDVDIVLHLQEQDLFLMIGIKQDLEDILLMPVDIVSYRDQMNGFLKKRIDAEAVYV, translated from the coding sequence ATGAAAAACCGCCTGAAAAAAGAGGATATCCTGAATTTGCTGAAAACGTATAAAGATGAAAATTATGAAAGATACAAAATCTTGAAAATGGGCGTTTTCGGCTCCCTGGCAAGAGAAGAAAAAAAACCCGACGATGTGGACATTGTGCTGCATCTCCAGGAACAGGATTTATTTCTGATGATCGGAATCAAACAGGATCTGGAAGACATTTTGCTCATGCCGGTGGATATCGTCAGCTACCGGGACCAAATGAATGGATTTTTAAAAAAAAGAATCGACGCCGAGGCGGTTTATGTATGA
- the mutL gene encoding DNA mismatch repair protein MutL, which translates to MAGIRVLPEILSNKIAAGEVVERPASVVKELVENALDARSSRVDIAVENGGKSLIQVSDNGEGMGRDDAMLSIERYATGKIFTDDDLFSIQTLGFRGEALPSIASVSRFRLETRDEASETGTVLFMEGGRLKKVSEAGLPKGTRVSVRNLFYNTPARKKFLKTPQTEMGRVADTVAVISMARPQVRLTLSHNGRAVKNWPPVRDPADRIIDVLGADLSGRLIRAESETPGDMSVSGWISTPDSARSAGTRIFMYINGRPARDPVMRKALLKGYEGRLMKGRFPVSVLFLTLPFDQVDVNVHPAKQEVKFADPRAVYETVAGAVSLALKGLDAPFARRRPPLPPLPKPLRGGAPSPAGVFETLSDYAGRTPSVSPGRPSPARRPSSPESRAAPRPQAEIKFREKPVTTPEETKREKPESRPPKKEEQAPLWEKKRFSDMRIIGRLKNAYILCESPEGLAIIDPHAAHERVIFEKLKKSMAENRPDVQNLLIPETIETGYREAGLLKEMIPDLAAMGFEVEPFGGNTFAVKSVPAMAVNRDIKRLIADMIEKMAEIGFAPGVEKALDECMAVIACHSAVRSGRRLPMEEMKNLLKEMDECDHPSHCPHGRPSWIQWPVKTIEKSFKRIL; encoded by the coding sequence ATGGCCGGGATCAGGGTCCTTCCGGAGATTCTTTCCAACAAAATCGCCGCCGGCGAGGTGGTGGAGCGGCCCGCCTCCGTGGTGAAGGAGCTGGTTGAAAACGCCCTGGACGCCCGAAGCTCGCGCGTGGACATCGCTGTGGAAAACGGGGGAAAATCGCTCATCCAAGTGTCGGACAACGGCGAGGGCATGGGCCGCGACGACGCCATGCTGTCCATTGAGCGCTACGCCACGGGAAAAATTTTCACCGACGACGACCTGTTCTCCATCCAAACCCTGGGATTTCGGGGAGAGGCGCTGCCCAGCATCGCCTCGGTGTCCCGTTTCAGGCTGGAGACCCGGGATGAGGCCTCAGAGACCGGAACCGTCCTTTTCATGGAGGGCGGCCGGCTGAAAAAAGTCTCCGAGGCGGGCCTTCCCAAAGGAACCCGGGTTTCAGTGAGAAACCTTTTTTACAACACCCCGGCCCGAAAAAAATTTTTAAAAACCCCCCAAACGGAGATGGGCCGCGTCGCCGACACGGTGGCGGTCATTTCCATGGCGCGGCCCCAGGTCCGCCTCACCCTTTCCCATAACGGAAGGGCCGTCAAAAACTGGCCCCCGGTCCGGGACCCGGCCGACCGGATCATCGATGTCCTGGGCGCCGATCTGTCCGGCCGCCTGATCCGGGCGGAGTCCGAAACCCCCGGGGACATGTCCGTGTCCGGCTGGATATCGACCCCCGATAGCGCCCGAAGCGCCGGGACCCGGATATTCATGTATATCAACGGCCGCCCGGCCCGGGACCCGGTGATGCGAAAGGCGCTTTTAAAGGGATATGAAGGCCGTCTGATGAAAGGCCGTTTTCCGGTCTCGGTTCTTTTTTTGACCCTGCCCTTTGATCAGGTGGATGTGAATGTGCACCCGGCCAAGCAGGAAGTCAAATTCGCGGATCCCCGGGCCGTTTACGAAACCGTGGCCGGGGCCGTTTCCCTCGCCTTGAAAGGGCTGGACGCCCCTTTTGCCCGGCGGCGTCCCCCGCTCCCCCCTTTGCCGAAACCCCTTCGCGGGGGCGCGCCTTCGCCCGCCGGGGTCTTTGAGACATTGAGCGACTATGCCGGGCGGACCCCATCCGTCTCCCCCGGCCGCCCTTCCCCGGCCCGCCGCCCCTCTTCCCCTGAAAGCCGCGCCGCCCCCCGTCCGCAAGCGGAAATAAAATTCCGTGAAAAACCCGTGACAACCCCGGAAGAGACAAAGAGGGAAAAACCGGAAAGCCGCCCCCCCAAAAAAGAGGAGCAGGCCCCCCTGTGGGAAAAAAAGCGCTTTTCAGACATGCGGATCATCGGCCGCCTCAAGAACGCCTACATCCTTTGCGAATCACCGGAAGGGCTGGCCATCATCGACCCGCACGCGGCCCACGAGCGCGTCATTTTTGAAAAGCTTAAAAAAAGCATGGCTGAAAACCGCCCGGACGTCCAGAATCTGCTGATTCCCGAAACCATTGAGACCGGCTACCGGGAGGCCGGACTCCTGAAAGAAATGATCCCGGATCTCGCCGCCATGGGTTTTGAGGTGGAGCCCTTCGGGGGAAACACCTTCGCGGTGAAATCCGTCCCGGCCATGGCCGTCAACCGGGACATCAAACGCCTCATCGCGGACATGATCGAAAAAATGGCCGAAATCGGCTTCGCGCCGGGCGTGGAAAAAGCCCTGGACGAATGCATGGCGGTGATCGCCTGCCACAGCGCCGTCCGATCCGGCCGGCGGCTGCCCATGGAAGAGATGAAAAATCTCTTAAAGGAAATGGACGAATGCGACCATCCCTCCCACTGCCCCCACGGCCGCCCCTCCTGGATTCAATGGCCGGTGAAAACCATCGAAAAATCATTCAAACGGATTTTGTGA
- a CDS encoding conserved hypothetical protein (Evidence 4 : Unknown function but conserved in other organisms), translating into MSIQPEGEDIRKAVKWISEQRLSNPEKKPDALVGEAGMKFDLSPKNVDFLGRLARGEETEGGL; encoded by the coding sequence ATGAGCATACAGCCTGAAGGCGAAGACATTCGAAAAGCCGTCAAGTGGATCTCGGAACAGCGCCTCTCAAACCCCGAAAAAAAACCCGACGCGCTGGTTGGCGAGGCCGGGATGAAATTCGACCTGTCCCCAAAAAATGTGGATTTTCTGGGACGGCTGGCCCGGGGGGAAGAGACGGAAGGGGGCCTTTGA